The Microbispora sp. ZYX-F-249 genome has a window encoding:
- a CDS encoding 2-phospho-L-lactate transferase CofD family protein: MVLFSGGRGGASIARGLVRTPGTTLSVVINGYDNGLSTGVLRHYLPGMLGPSDFRKNLLLHLDAGSPAQAALTTLLEHRLPPGATRRDLAALVGALAVPGPGNGPPCDGIGSRQDWRMFAALPSRVRAAAVRDLSFIVGRLGSHPEGIDLTDCALGNLLFAGAYLRLGEDFNAAVRACATVFQSPARLLNVTNGENAYLTALKQDGRILADEADIVAPQCDTAITDLYLLREPITPRRLVELEALPVERIRRALTHAAAEVTLNPEADRAIRDADLIVYGPGTPHSSLLPTYLTPGVADAISGSRATTKVFVVNIHDDHDVQGLGPHALMQRTLSYLGDPCNERRTVTHVLCHRATSSGAPPRETDRGDWAGARWIVTDLEDPERPGVHCGRRTLSALAAIVGTTAGGAALVRAG; this comes from the coding sequence GTGGTGCTGTTCAGCGGAGGCCGCGGCGGAGCCAGCATCGCTCGTGGACTCGTGCGGACACCCGGGACCACTCTGTCAGTGGTGATCAACGGGTACGACAACGGGTTGTCCACCGGGGTGCTCCGGCACTACCTCCCCGGAATGCTGGGGCCGTCGGACTTCCGCAAGAACCTCCTGCTCCATCTCGACGCCGGGAGTCCGGCGCAGGCGGCGCTGACCACCCTGCTGGAACACCGCCTACCGCCAGGGGCGACACGGCGGGACCTCGCCGCTCTCGTAGGCGCACTTGCCGTCCCGGGGCCGGGGAACGGTCCCCCGTGCGATGGCATCGGCAGCCGCCAGGACTGGCGGATGTTCGCAGCGCTGCCGTCGCGGGTGCGCGCTGCAGCGGTGCGGGACCTGTCGTTCATCGTAGGCCGGCTTGGCAGCCACCCCGAGGGAATCGACCTCACCGACTGCGCGCTGGGCAACCTGCTGTTCGCCGGGGCCTACCTGCGGCTGGGCGAGGACTTCAACGCCGCTGTCCGCGCCTGTGCGACAGTCTTCCAGTCACCCGCCCGCCTACTCAACGTGACGAACGGTGAGAACGCCTACCTGACCGCCCTCAAGCAGGACGGCCGTATCCTTGCCGACGAGGCCGACATTGTCGCGCCTCAGTGCGACACCGCCATCACCGACCTGTATCTGCTACGCGAGCCGATCACCCCGCGGCGCCTGGTCGAACTCGAGGCGCTCCCCGTCGAGCGCATCCGGCGGGCCCTGACCCACGCAGCGGCCGAGGTGACGCTGAACCCCGAGGCGGACCGCGCGATCCGCGACGCCGATCTCATCGTGTACGGTCCTGGGACACCGCACTCCTCACTGCTGCCCACCTACCTCACGCCTGGCGTCGCCGACGCCATCTCCGGCAGCAGGGCCACCACCAAGGTTTTCGTCGTCAACATCCACGACGACCACGACGTCCAGGGACTGGGCCCGCATGCGCTGATGCAGCGCACCCTGTCCTATCTGGGCGACCCATGCAATGAGCGGCGCACGGTCACCCACGTCCTATGCCATCGGGCCACGTCCTCCGGTGCCCCGCCACGCGAGACGGACCGCGGCGACTGGGCGGGCGCACGCTGGATCGTCACCGACCTAGAGGACCCCGAGCGCCCGGGCGTGCACTGCGGCCGGCGCACGCTCTCCGCTCTGGCGGCCATCGTGGGCACGACCGCCGGTGGGGCGGCCCTGGTGAGGGCCGGATGA
- a CDS encoding HAD family hydrolase: MSVARARKVTATNTTGPVDALPDDILTSRLVATRRVWLCDLDGTLVDSAPVHEAAFRDAIAEVAPELLGSFCYGAHAGAATREVVAALGAAPEAAERLIRRKQQLYRERVEAGMVPLLPGARRFLERLTGTGRMLYLVTGGSRESVRRVLSACAMAGYFRAVLTADDVASGKPDPRFYRHACLLWSLDPADCLALEDSAHGVASALGAGLVTLQVHAAVTVPGAVPVRHLDQLTRLIDAETDDSE, encoded by the coding sequence ATGAGCGTGGCCCGCGCCCGGAAGGTCACCGCCACGAACACCACCGGCCCCGTGGACGCCCTTCCGGACGACATCCTGACGTCGAGGCTGGTAGCCACGCGGCGGGTCTGGCTGTGCGATCTGGACGGCACGTTGGTGGACTCCGCTCCGGTCCACGAGGCGGCGTTTCGCGACGCCATCGCCGAGGTCGCGCCGGAGCTGCTCGGCTCCTTCTGCTACGGAGCCCACGCCGGCGCCGCCACGCGCGAGGTGGTGGCCGCACTGGGCGCGGCCCCCGAGGCCGCCGAGCGCCTGATTCGGCGCAAGCAGCAGCTGTACCGTGAACGGGTCGAGGCCGGAATGGTTCCCCTCCTTCCCGGCGCCCGCCGGTTCCTGGAGCGCCTGACCGGCACCGGTCGCATGCTCTACCTGGTCACCGGCGGCAGCCGTGAGTCGGTCCGGCGGGTTTTGTCCGCATGTGCCATGGCCGGCTACTTCCGCGCCGTTCTGACCGCCGACGATGTCGCCAGCGGCAAACCCGACCCTCGCTTCTACCGGCACGCCTGCCTGCTGTGGTCCCTCGACCCGGCCGACTGCCTCGCGCTGGAGGACTCCGCCCACGGGGTGGCCTCCGCCCTCGGCGCCGGACTGGTGACCCTCCAGGTCCACGCGGCCGTAACCGTCCCGGGGGCCGTACCGGTGCGGCACCTGGACCAGCTCACACGCCTCATCGATGCGGAGACGGACGACAGTGAGTGA
- a CDS encoding NTP transferase domain-containing protein translates to MSDLRTCAVIPAAGQGSRLGMETPKIMLEIADGVTVWSLLLRRLRPWVEHVHVVLSPSGEAPFRRLAAEEIARGEVSVSVQAEPTGMGDAVFGAAPYWRDHDAILVVWGDQANVSAATLRRVVHVHGETASPDRPGLTIPLVPLPDPYVEYEYDAATSGLLGVRMSREGDLCRPGGLGDVGVFCLSTRGLTEAWDRYLAEVLPGTVTGEVNFLPFLPYLSGEGRPVTVVPAGDPDEARGINTAADLEFARTIYLRRAD, encoded by the coding sequence GTGAGTGACCTGCGTACCTGTGCGGTGATCCCGGCGGCCGGGCAGGGCAGCCGCCTCGGCATGGAGACCCCCAAGATCATGCTGGAGATCGCCGACGGCGTCACCGTGTGGTCCCTGCTTCTGCGCCGCCTGCGGCCATGGGTGGAGCACGTCCATGTGGTGCTCTCCCCCAGCGGCGAGGCACCGTTCCGGCGGCTCGCGGCGGAGGAGATCGCCCGCGGGGAGGTCTCCGTGAGCGTACAGGCCGAACCCACCGGCATGGGCGACGCCGTGTTCGGCGCGGCTCCATACTGGCGGGACCACGACGCCATCCTGGTGGTTTGGGGCGACCAGGCGAACGTGTCGGCCGCGACGCTCCGCCGGGTCGTCCACGTCCATGGGGAAACGGCCTCACCGGACCGGCCGGGACTCACCATTCCTCTGGTCCCACTGCCGGACCCGTACGTCGAATACGAGTACGACGCCGCGACCTCCGGGCTGCTGGGGGTACGGATGTCCCGCGAGGGCGACCTTTGCCGTCCGGGCGGCCTCGGCGACGTCGGTGTCTTCTGCCTCAGCACCCGGGGACTGACGGAAGCATGGGACCGTTACCTCGCCGAGGTCCTTCCCGGGACGGTCACCGGCGAGGTCAACTTCCTGCCGTTCCTGCCCTATCTGTCCGGGGAAGGCCGGCCGGTGACCGTGGTGCCGGCGGGCGATCCGGACGAGGCGCGCGGCATCAACACCGCGGCCGACCTCGAGTTCGCCCGGACCATCTACCTGCGGCGGGCGGACTGA
- a CDS encoding glycosyltransferase family 4 protein has product MDRPNRVYAVCSEVPPEVVGGLGRYAERMMDPLSRCGVPVEVFGAAGRCRAPRTERSGDVTLHRLASAGLGLVGNPRLPRALRLLGRTAGLLVFNLRAAVRILRAEADRSGPGRAGAAVAVHDWMGCPAGILCQVLGRMPVVFHVHTRELNAAPRQHGRRGRRRPPHAAVLDALETAQARMARLIVVPSATMRDELTARGWPADRLRVVPHGFEDPELLRLAGLPGEERDRIRSAVRRRYLPGGEGRLVVFAGRLSPHKGVYTLVRAVPRLVEEHAATRVVLIGAELPQTDDATVLARLVEETGTAAHVVAGNRFLPSAEVFAHFLAADVCVFPSVYEPFGLVAVEAMALARPVVVGPGYSPEVVGDGALRCAHDDPEELARLLLHCLHDPQASDRLARRGSAYVRERYSWARTAERTLSAYGEAAR; this is encoded by the coding sequence ATGGACCGTCCGAACCGGGTCTACGCCGTCTGCTCCGAGGTTCCGCCCGAGGTCGTGGGGGGCCTCGGGCGGTACGCCGAGCGAATGATGGACCCCCTCAGCCGATGTGGCGTCCCGGTCGAGGTATTCGGGGCCGCCGGACGGTGCCGGGCGCCGCGGACCGAACGCTCCGGCGACGTCACACTGCACCGGCTGGCCTCCGCCGGCCTGGGCCTCGTCGGGAATCCCCGTCTGCCGCGGGCGCTGCGGCTGCTGGGCAGGACGGCCGGGCTGCTCGTGTTCAACTTGCGCGCCGCCGTGCGCATCCTGCGCGCCGAGGCGGACCGCTCCGGGCCCGGACGGGCCGGGGCGGCCGTCGCGGTGCACGACTGGATGGGCTGCCCGGCCGGGATCCTGTGCCAGGTGCTCGGCCGCATGCCGGTCGTGTTCCACGTCCACACCCGCGAGCTCAACGCGGCCCCAAGGCAGCACGGCCGGCGCGGGCGGCGCCGTCCCCCGCACGCCGCCGTGCTCGACGCGCTGGAGACGGCCCAGGCCCGGATGGCGCGCCTCATCGTGGTGCCGAGCGCCACGATGCGCGACGAACTGACGGCCCGGGGCTGGCCGGCCGACCGGCTGCGCGTCGTGCCACACGGCTTCGAGGACCCCGAGCTCCTGCGGCTGGCCGGCCTGCCGGGCGAGGAGCGCGACCGGATCCGCTCGGCGGTCCGGCGCCGCTACCTGCCCGGCGGCGAGGGCCGGCTCGTCGTCTTCGCCGGCCGCCTGTCCCCCCACAAGGGCGTCTACACCCTGGTGCGAGCCGTACCTCGGCTCGTCGAGGAGCACGCCGCCACCCGAGTCGTGCTCATCGGCGCCGAGCTCCCGCAAACCGACGACGCCACCGTGCTGGCCCGGCTTGTCGAGGAGACGGGCACCGCCGCACACGTGGTCGCGGGGAACCGGTTCCTGCCGTCCGCCGAGGTGTTCGCGCACTTCCTCGCCGCCGACGTGTGCGTCTTCCCCTCTGTATACGAGCCGTTCGGCCTGGTCGCCGTCGAAGCCATGGCACTGGCCCGGCCCGTGGTCGTCGGCCCCGGCTACTCGCCTGAGGTCGTCGGCGATGGCGCGCTGCGCTGCGCCCACGACGACCCGGAGGAGCTGGCCAGGCTACTGCTGCATTGCCTCCACGACCCCCAGGCCTCGGACCGGCTGGCCCGGAGAGGCTCCGCGTACGTCCGGGAGCGCTACAGCTGGGCCCGGACGGCCGAGCGCACCCTGTCGGCATACGGCGAGGCGGCGCGGTGA
- a CDS encoding lipopolysaccharide biosynthesis protein: MTPGRTATGVRVRAAGLLAAHGWAVGPTLVNALASGVSAATTLAVAWGIGAAAFGRFTVVLSIGLIVVVPMVMGLHFVMYQELPRTEPAGHPALVTTALLSTLVLGTALCTAGLLAAPVLTAVFGVDVRTLCFGLALALSLTAAYLTESFLRGLRRYALTAGLKLAVAVAYVGTSAYCLVVLGIRDAYLYLAALITSNVLFAVASAAGFRVAPRLWSAALARSLYRHGAYLTALTALTAVLFGVDVIFLNHWTTQADVGVYSIYNNFPKRLLGVLFTDGVGLVLLPTLATMHKPTALRRIGRLSPAVFAATALVSFAASAVFFLLLRADYPYSPGLMALSAAGIGVHTVFNLYSLALLMDGVRGARALIVAQVASTPLVLGCQAALIAWQGLAGGLWAFALSNLVLVAVIVAVCRRMYGRAEAVDD; the protein is encoded by the coding sequence GTGACACCGGGGCGAACGGCGACCGGCGTGCGGGTGCGGGCCGCCGGACTCCTGGCCGCCCACGGCTGGGCGGTGGGGCCGACCCTGGTGAACGCCCTCGCCAGCGGGGTTTCCGCAGCGACCACCCTGGCCGTGGCCTGGGGCATCGGCGCCGCCGCCTTCGGCCGCTTCACCGTGGTCCTGTCGATCGGGTTGATCGTGGTCGTCCCCATGGTGATGGGCCTGCACTTCGTGATGTACCAGGAACTGCCGCGGACCGAGCCCGCCGGCCACCCGGCCCTTGTGACGACGGCTCTGCTGTCCACGCTGGTGCTGGGGACCGCCCTGTGCACCGCGGGACTGCTGGCCGCTCCCGTGCTGACCGCCGTGTTCGGCGTCGACGTCCGCACGCTCTGCTTCGGGCTCGCCCTGGCACTGTCCCTGACGGCCGCGTACCTGACCGAGAGCTTCCTACGCGGGCTCAGGAGGTACGCCCTCACCGCCGGCCTGAAACTCGCCGTCGCCGTCGCCTACGTCGGCACATCGGCGTACTGCCTGGTCGTCCTCGGGATCAGGGACGCCTACCTCTATCTCGCCGCCCTCATTACGTCTAACGTGCTCTTCGCCGTCGCCTCCGCGGCGGGTTTCCGGGTGGCGCCGCGCCTCTGGTCGGCGGCGCTGGCGCGCTCGCTGTACCGGCACGGCGCCTACCTGACCGCCCTCACCGCCCTCACCGCCGTACTGTTCGGGGTCGACGTCATCTTCCTGAACCACTGGACGACCCAGGCGGACGTCGGCGTCTACTCGATCTACAACAACTTCCCCAAACGGCTGCTCGGCGTGCTGTTCACCGACGGCGTCGGCCTGGTGCTGCTCCCCACGCTGGCGACCATGCACAAGCCCACGGCACTGCGGCGCATCGGCCGCCTGTCCCCCGCAGTCTTCGCCGCGACCGCGCTCGTCTCGTTCGCGGCCAGCGCGGTGTTCTTCCTGCTGCTGCGTGCCGACTACCCCTACTCGCCGGGGCTCATGGCGCTCTCGGCCGCGGGAATCGGCGTCCACACGGTCTTCAATCTGTACTCGCTCGCTCTGCTCATGGACGGGGTGCGGGGGGCGAGGGCCCTCATCGTCGCCCAGGTCGCGAGCACTCCCCTCGTGCTCGGCTGCCAGGCGGCGCTCATCGCCTGGCAGGGCCTGGCCGGCGGGCTGTGGGCGTTCGCGCTGTCCAATCTCGTCCTCGTCGCCGTCATCGTCGCCGTCTGCCGCCGGATGTACGGCCGGGCGGAGGCGGTGGACGACTGA
- a CDS encoding glycosyltransferase family 4 protein, translating into MRIAQIITQFPPNITAGLGRYIEEITPYLAARHRLTVFTLNDGRLPVHERIDGVAVYRPMGRVLGALGRRRRLNRTRGTDFLLLGLMVVTSNWRYFLRLWGAGRDGRPDLVAVHDSTNFLAGLLCHYVLRLPVVLHIHTTEYGVDRGRGGLVRTVFAAIERWLARVARRVVVPTPEVREQLAAAGWDRSSIDVVCLGGTFERLLAASGPALDGLRAGSEALRTRLGIPAGDPVLLFVGRLERQKGIYQLLEAMPRIATAVPGLRLVIVGEGDHAGVRRIVAESGLDGRVLDSGGWVDRRALLEYYEMADVCVFPSLFEPFGLVATEAMALAKPTILGHGFSRVFLGDRDRPAVRFVRAAEPGDIARTVVEVMTDPDLRRALAERGERLIRERLSWARAADETLTVYKAALRPAVSYG; encoded by the coding sequence ATGAGGATCGCCCAGATCATCACCCAGTTCCCGCCCAACATCACGGCCGGGCTCGGCCGCTACATCGAGGAGATCACCCCTTATCTGGCGGCCCGCCACCGGCTGACCGTGTTCACCCTCAACGACGGCCGCCTTCCGGTGCACGAGCGGATCGACGGGGTCGCCGTGTATCGGCCCATGGGTCGCGTGCTCGGCGCGCTCGGCCGCCGCCGGCGCCTCAACCGCACGCGCGGCACGGACTTCCTCCTGCTCGGGCTGATGGTTGTGACGAGCAACTGGCGTTACTTCCTGCGGCTGTGGGGCGCGGGACGGGATGGGCGGCCCGACCTGGTCGCCGTCCACGACTCGACGAACTTCCTCGCCGGTCTGCTCTGCCACTACGTCCTGCGGCTCCCTGTGGTCCTCCACATCCACACGACGGAGTACGGCGTGGACCGCGGGCGGGGCGGCCTCGTGCGCACGGTGTTCGCGGCGATCGAGCGGTGGCTGGCCCGCGTCGCCCGACGCGTGGTCGTCCCCACCCCCGAGGTCCGGGAGCAACTGGCCGCCGCCGGTTGGGATCGGTCGTCGATCGACGTCGTGTGCCTGGGCGGCACCTTCGAACGGCTTCTGGCCGCCTCCGGTCCCGCCCTGGACGGGCTTCGCGCCGGCAGCGAGGCCCTGCGCACCAGGCTGGGGATCCCCGCCGGGGACCCCGTGCTGCTGTTCGTCGGCCGCCTCGAACGGCAGAAGGGGATTTATCAGCTGCTGGAGGCGATGCCGCGGATCGCCACCGCCGTCCCGGGACTGCGACTGGTGATCGTCGGGGAGGGCGACCATGCCGGAGTCCGGCGGATCGTCGCCGAAAGCGGGCTGGACGGGCGGGTGCTCGACTCCGGCGGCTGGGTGGACCGCCGGGCGCTGCTGGAGTACTACGAGATGGCCGACGTCTGCGTCTTCCCCTCTCTCTTCGAGCCGTTCGGCCTGGTGGCGACCGAGGCCATGGCGCTGGCCAAGCCGACGATCCTCGGCCACGGGTTCTCCCGTGTCTTCCTCGGCGACCGGGACCGGCCCGCCGTTCGGTTCGTGCGCGCCGCCGAGCCCGGCGACATCGCCCGTACGGTCGTCGAGGTCATGACCGACCCGGACCTGCGCCGGGCGCTGGCCGAGCGCGGCGAGCGGCTCATCCGCGAGCGGCTGAGCTGGGCCCGGGCGGCCGACGAGACGCTCACGGTGTACAAGGCGGCTTTGCGCCCGGCTGTCTCGTACGGGTGA
- a CDS encoding CBM20 domain-containing protein — protein MTRRITRKMATLGTGLVSLLGAALATASPASADDGAAPSCVSYYQSYYYLQAENTCDYDVHVYAVYASGPSASSNYLKAHTGPTTIGSGYGFSNVQSLRLAAKVTVWVHYNVGYGNNVAIRGDASPLSWSTGQACVNRAADLWECTVSGIPGGTNFQYKVLINDSTWSTGSNYTGVSGHGHDITPSF, from the coding sequence GTGACAAGGCGCATCACCCGCAAGATGGCGACTCTCGGCACGGGCCTGGTGTCCCTGCTGGGAGCAGCCCTGGCCACCGCGAGCCCCGCCAGCGCGGACGACGGCGCGGCGCCGAGCTGCGTCAGCTACTACCAGAGCTACTACTACCTGCAGGCCGAGAACACCTGCGATTACGACGTGCACGTCTACGCGGTTTATGCCTCGGGCCCGTCGGCCTCTTCCAACTACCTCAAGGCGCACACCGGCCCGACGACCATCGGCTCGGGATACGGCTTCAGCAACGTGCAGTCCCTGCGGCTGGCCGCGAAGGTCACCGTCTGGGTGCACTACAACGTCGGCTACGGCAACAACGTGGCCATCCGCGGCGACGCCTCGCCCCTCAGCTGGAGCACCGGGCAGGCGTGCGTGAACCGGGCCGCCGATCTGTGGGAGTGCACGGTCAGCGGCATTCCCGGCGGCACCAACTTCCAGTACAAGGTGCTGATCAACGACAGCACCTGGTCCACCGGTTCGAACTACACGGGCGTCAGCGGCCACGGCCACGACATCACGCCCAGCTTCTAG
- a CDS encoding S8 family serine peptidase gives MRSSSVAAALTAAALLGLPAVSAAAQTDPTPRAAEAAQGGDHTVTLVTGDTVKARLEGHDLRVLSVEPGEGRTGVTFSVTDRGDQVSVVPSDAAPLIRANRVDSRLFEVGTLIADGYDDARSQSIPVMTTYRKSTTSENADRARDAFGRAAKRRHDFPRLGVSAFAIGKKSARDGWRVLTGGSATPSGLQGGVTKLWLDGRVTAGLDQSVPHIGAPTAWASGYDGTGVKVAVLDTGYDTDHPDLAGKVLASADFTGSTTGVEDINTHGTHVASTVAGSGAASGGLYKGVAPGASLVIGKVLGDDGYGYDSSIIAGMNWAVNDQGAKIVSMSIQSGGGNPDAPIPTAINSLTSQYDALFVVCSGNYGPGTSTISSIGAAGSALTVGAVDLTDTVASFSSRGPVGDQGIKPDMTGPGVDITAAVPGGGYGSKSGCSMATPHVAGTAALVKQRHPAWGAQRLKDALMGTTAAAAGSTPYTYGTGRVDVARAVSQQLTANPPSAALAVTTAQPTATRAVTYTNDAATPVTLNLAVSATDSGGTAPAPAGLFTLSANQVTVPANGTAQVTVTLHQVNGTYSLYGGVLTATSTGGASVRTSLGAKVEPTSTTTTVRVHYNVGWGNRITIRGDTSPLTWSSGQDCVNKAADLWECSITGIAAGQQFQYKPLINDSTWSTGSNYYGVGGQTSDVYPTF, from the coding sequence TTGCGAAGTTCATCCGTGGCCGCCGCTCTTACGGCGGCCGCTCTGCTCGGCCTGCCCGCCGTGTCCGCGGCGGCGCAGACCGATCCCACTCCGCGCGCGGCCGAGGCGGCGCAGGGCGGCGACCACACCGTCACTCTCGTTACCGGCGACACGGTGAAGGCCCGCCTGGAGGGTCACGACCTGCGCGTCCTGTCAGTCGAGCCGGGTGAGGGACGCACAGGCGTAACCTTCTCCGTCACCGACCGCGGCGACCAGGTGTCGGTGGTCCCCTCCGACGCGGCCCCGCTCATCCGGGCCAACCGGGTCGACTCCCGGTTGTTCGAGGTGGGCACGCTGATCGCGGACGGCTACGACGACGCGCGCAGCCAGTCCATCCCGGTCATGACCACCTACCGCAAGAGCACGACCAGCGAGAACGCCGACCGGGCCCGCGACGCCTTCGGCCGCGCGGCCAAGCGCCGGCACGACTTCCCCCGCCTGGGTGTCAGCGCGTTCGCCATCGGCAAGAAGTCCGCCCGCGACGGCTGGCGCGTCCTGACCGGCGGCTCGGCCACCCCCAGCGGCCTGCAGGGCGGCGTCACCAAGCTGTGGCTGGACGGCAGGGTCACCGCCGGCCTCGACCAGAGCGTCCCACACATCGGCGCCCCCACCGCCTGGGCCTCCGGCTACGACGGCACCGGGGTCAAGGTGGCCGTGTTGGACACCGGATACGACACCGACCACCCCGACCTGGCGGGCAAGGTCCTCGCCTCCGCCGACTTCACCGGAAGCACGACCGGTGTCGAGGACATCAACACCCACGGCACCCACGTCGCCTCGACCGTCGCCGGGTCCGGCGCCGCCTCCGGCGGCCTCTACAAGGGCGTGGCCCCCGGCGCGAGCCTGGTCATCGGCAAGGTCCTCGGCGACGACGGCTACGGCTACGACTCCTCCATCATCGCCGGGATGAACTGGGCGGTGAACGACCAGGGCGCCAAGATCGTCAGCATGAGCATCCAGAGCGGCGGTGGCAACCCCGACGCCCCGATCCCCACCGCGATCAACAGCCTGACCTCCCAGTACGACGCGCTGTTCGTGGTCTGCTCGGGCAACTACGGCCCCGGCACCTCCACCATCAGCTCCATCGGCGCGGCCGGGTCGGCGCTGACCGTGGGCGCGGTGGACCTGACCGACACCGTGGCGAGCTTCTCCAGCCGCGGCCCCGTCGGCGACCAGGGCATCAAGCCGGACATGACCGGCCCGGGCGTGGACATCACCGCGGCCGTCCCCGGCGGCGGCTACGGCAGCAAGAGCGGCTGCTCGATGGCCACCCCGCACGTCGCGGGCACGGCCGCGCTCGTCAAGCAGCGCCACCCCGCCTGGGGCGCGCAGCGGCTGAAGGACGCCCTGATGGGCACCACCGCGGCCGCCGCCGGGTCCACCCCCTACACCTACGGCACCGGCCGGGTCGACGTGGCCCGCGCGGTCAGCCAGCAGCTCACCGCGAACCCGCCGAGCGCCGCCCTCGCGGTCACCACCGCGCAGCCCACGGCCACCCGCGCCGTGACCTACACCAACGACGCCGCCACCCCGGTCACGCTCAACCTGGCCGTCTCCGCCACCGATTCCGGCGGTACGGCTCCCGCCCCGGCGGGCCTGTTCACCCTGAGCGCCAATCAGGTGACGGTCCCCGCCAACGGCACCGCGCAGGTCACCGTGACCCTGCACCAGGTCAACGGCACCTACAGCCTGTACGGGGGAGTGCTGACCGCCACCTCCACCGGCGGGGCGTCGGTGCGCACCTCCCTCGGCGCCAAGGTCGAGCCGACGTCCACCACGACGACGGTGCGCGTCCACTACAACGTGGGCTGGGGCAACAGGATCACCATCCGCGGTGACACCTCCCCGCTGACCTGGAGCAGCGGGCAGGACTGCGTCAATAAGGCGGCCGACCTCTGGGAGTGCTCGATCACAGGCATTGCCGCCGGCCAGCAGTTCCAGTACAAGCCGCTGATCAATGACAGCACCTGGTCGACCGGCTCGAACTACTACGGCGTCGGCGGCCAGACCTCCGACGTGTACCCCACGTTCTGA